The Mesomycoplasma ovipneumoniae genome window below encodes:
- the ileS gene encoding isoleucine--tRNA ligase — protein MDKNFYKNSLNIFTTDFSMKANLPQKDKFFTEFWKKEDVYQNLLKKNINNPRFILHDGPPYANGDIHIGHALNKVLKDIIVRYKSMSGFYSPFVPGWDTHGLPIENKIINQIETKSTLEIRQKANDFANSQILVQKKQFEKLNLLTDFSQIYQTNDPTYEAKQLKLFKKIAEKGLIYRALKPIYWSPSSQSALAEAEIEYLNHRSPSIFVAFDVKNDNNFVKSGDKIIIWTTTPWTLIANSGVAVGLNFDYVRVKVGSNFYILAEKLLQTLASSFDWNSYEIIDTFLGKNLVNLEYFHPIFDKICPIVSGHHVTLDAGSGLVHLAPLFGEDDYWIGRENDLEMVMHVEDDGKFNEKAGQFSGQFYDSANKSISEYLKEKQSLLKLNFITHSFPHDWRTLKPVIYRGTPQWFVSVEKIKKELETAINEIEFPEKWLKNRLTKMIIDRKDWLISRQRSWGIPLIIFYDQNKNPVLDKPEIFDHIISQVQEFGSSIWYQKTADELLPPKYQNLGWTKENDILDVWFDSGVSFLAANINNENPPFDIYLEGSDQYRGWFNSSLINSVIYFGFSPYKKLLSHGFVVDSKGNKMSKSKGNGVDPLVILNKYGCDIFRLWVANSEYYNDIVYSESIFEQNVEIYRKIRNTVRFLITNLADFEPKQYKLEEVDLFIYNKIQKLKNEIIQYYDEYRFVRVVKIINNFIIEFSNFYLSIVKDILYADSKNSVKRRSIQYVFYELLLVLNIAIAPIMSTTAEEIYQFVQKSDKKTSIHLENFFKKSNFDPKLDEKWIEFFDVKDSVYQLIEQKIQSKEINRSNEIAVVLDSNSSNFLKSLDLVKLLMVAKVEFKDEISIYNLNWPKCPRCWNHFEKIQDVCDRCFEVLNESKK, from the coding sequence ATGGATAAAAATTTCTATAAAAATTCGCTCAATATATTTACCACAGATTTTTCAATGAAAGCTAATTTGCCTCAGAAGGACAAATTTTTTACTGAATTTTGAAAAAAGGAAGACGTTTACCAAAATCTTTTAAAAAAAAATATTAATAATCCAAGATTTATTCTTCATGACGGACCCCCTTATGCAAATGGTGACATTCATATCGGCCATGCTCTTAATAAAGTTTTAAAAGATATAATAGTTCGCTATAAATCAATGTCTGGTTTTTATTCACCTTTTGTCCCAGGTTGAGATACTCATGGTCTTCCAATTGAAAATAAAATTATTAACCAAATTGAAACAAAATCGACATTAGAAATTCGCCAAAAAGCCAATGATTTTGCTAATTCGCAAATTTTAGTTCAAAAAAAACAGTTTGAAAAACTAAATTTATTAACAGATTTTAGTCAAATTTATCAAACAAATGACCCAACCTATGAAGCAAAGCAACTCAAATTATTTAAAAAAATCGCTGAAAAAGGTCTAATTTATCGCGCTTTAAAGCCAATTTATTGATCTCCTTCAAGTCAAAGCGCACTAGCTGAAGCCGAAATTGAGTATCTAAATCACCGGTCTCCTTCCATTTTTGTTGCTTTTGATGTTAAAAATGACAACAATTTTGTAAAAAGTGGCGATAAAATTATTATTTGAACAACAACCCCTTGGACACTAATTGCAAATTCAGGGGTTGCTGTTGGTCTAAATTTTGACTATGTTAGAGTAAAAGTTGGCTCAAATTTTTACATTTTAGCAGAAAAATTATTACAAACATTAGCTTCAAGTTTTGACTGAAATTCTTATGAAATTATTGACACATTTTTAGGGAAAAACCTTGTAAATCTCGAGTATTTTCATCCTATTTTTGACAAGATTTGTCCTATAGTTTCAGGTCACCATGTTACCCTGGATGCTGGTTCGGGCCTTGTTCATCTTGCGCCACTTTTTGGTGAGGATGACTACTGAATTGGTCGAGAAAATGATCTTGAAATGGTTATGCACGTTGAAGATGATGGAAAATTTAATGAAAAAGCAGGACAATTTTCTGGCCAATTTTATGATTCGGCAAATAAATCAATAAGCGAATATCTCAAAGAAAAACAATCGCTTTTAAAATTAAATTTTATCACCCACTCATTCCCTCATGATTGACGAACATTAAAACCCGTAATTTATCGTGGCACACCTCAGTGATTTGTTTCTGTTGAAAAAATTAAAAAAGAGCTTGAAACAGCGATAAATGAAATTGAATTTCCTGAAAAATGACTCAAAAACCGCTTAACAAAAATGATAATAGACAGAAAAGACTGGCTAATTTCGCGCCAGAGAAGTTGGGGAATTCCGTTAATTATTTTTTATGATCAAAATAAAAATCCCGTCTTAGATAAGCCTGAAATTTTTGACCATATAATTTCACAAGTTCAAGAATTTGGTTCTTCAATATGATACCAAAAAACTGCTGACGAACTTTTGCCTCCTAAATATCAAAATTTAGGTTGAACAAAAGAAAATGATATTTTGGATGTCTGATTTGATTCAGGTGTTAGTTTTCTTGCCGCAAATATTAACAACGAAAATCCTCCTTTTGATATTTATTTAGAAGGATCTGACCAATATCGCGGCTGATTTAATTCATCTTTAATAAATTCGGTGATATATTTTGGTTTTTCACCTTATAAAAAATTATTGTCTCATGGTTTTGTTGTCGATTCAAAAGGGAATAAAATGTCAAAATCAAAAGGAAATGGGGTTGATCCGCTTGTAATTTTGAACAAGTACGGTTGTGATATTTTTCGACTTTGAGTTGCAAATAGCGAATATTACAACGACATTGTTTATTCAGAGTCAATTTTTGAACAAAATGTTGAAATTTATCGCAAAATTCGCAACACAGTTCGATTTTTAATTACAAATTTAGCAGATTTTGAACCAAAACAATATAAATTAGAGGAAGTTGACCTATTTATATATAATAAAATTCAAAAGCTAAAAAACGAAATAATTCAGTATTATGATGAATATCGCTTTGTCCGTGTTGTAAAAATAATTAATAATTTTATAATTGAATTTTCTAATTTTTATCTGTCTATTGTTAAAGATATTTTGTATGCAGATTCAAAAAATTCAGTAAAAAGACGCTCAATTCAATACGTTTTTTACGAACTTTTATTGGTTTTAAATATTGCAATTGCACCAATTATGTCAACAACAGCCGAGGAAATTTATCAATTTGTTCAAAAAAGTGACAAAAAAACATCAATCCACTTGGAAAATTTCTTTAAAAAGTCTAATTTTGATCCAAAATTAGATGAAAAATGAATTGAATTTTTTGATGTTAAAGATTCTGTTTATCAACTAATTGAGCAAAAAATTCAATCAAAAGAAATAAATCGCTCAAATGAAATTGCAGTTGTTTTAGATTCTAATTCCTCAAATTTTCTAAAATCACTTGATCTTGTGAAATTATTAATGGTTGCAAAAGTTGAATTTAAAGATGAAATAAGCATTTATAATCTTAATTGACCTAAATGTCCAAGATGTTGAAACCATTTTGAAAAAATTCAGGATGTTTGTGACCGTTGTTTTGAGGTTTTAAATGAAAGCAAAAAATAA
- a CDS encoding DNA topoisomerase (ATP-hydrolyzing) — MSKNLDLIINSKLDQILAEKFTRYSKYIIQNRAIPDVRDGLKPVQRRILYSMWQLGLKNTKNYKKSARVVGDVIGKFHPHGDLSIYDALVRLSQEWKINIPLVEMHGNKGSIDDDPPAAMRYTEVRLAQISEHLLELLSKNVVNFCPNFDDSEKEPTILPAIFPNLLINGAIGIASGFATEIPPHNLVEVIQAVILMIKNPLITNSQISKVILGPDFPTGGIVYGKAGILDAFETGKGKIQISSSYKISEKNKQKVIEISSIPFGISKASLIQQIDTIRFEEKISGIKEVIDQSDQNGVLIFVELEKDANAELILNYLLQKTDMQIYYSYNSVAICNNSPKLLSIKEMIGYFLEHLRKVKLGEFNYELFKSKKRLEIIEGFLKVADITNEVIEIIRKSDNSKAGVIADLVKYLNFTEVQAEAIASMRLYRLSKIEQQSFLNESKTLAQNIEEFKKLIENKEEFDLHLISMLENFAKIYGSPRKTKIVDKELQVKINHQDLIKDEQFYFWVSKNGLFKKMNIKNHAVEEIEKIQLPSEDFFIFQGKINQRQKALFLTNKGDVGMLLVHQLEELTLKNNPNNLKISLGLKNDHELISSFFLDDLDSNHFLLFITKFGYAKRMQLKEIAKIRPNNMINCFKPKEGDELISIFLEDKLKNIVLITSQNRALKISASDVPIYGRISSGVKILKLQKNEKIVASVLINSSEEIAVIDNYSRFEKISTESLHFGNRSIAPKSFDSKLDFSLTPKSVEIYSENLQVFDFDTTLKIVPIQKFINFDPNPKKNYKLFLTTDKKNENSPNFIDQNQANSSKILKTKLQEISEIDINSILEKIEKE; from the coding sequence ATGAGTAAAAATTTAGATTTAATCATTAACTCAAAATTAGATCAAATTTTGGCCGAAAAATTTACTCGCTACTCGAAATATATAATTCAAAACAGAGCAATCCCCGATGTTCGCGATGGACTAAAACCTGTTCAGAGAAGAATTCTCTATTCAATGTGACAGCTTGGTCTAAAAAATACTAAAAATTACAAAAAATCAGCCAGAGTTGTTGGAGATGTAATTGGTAAATTTCATCCACATGGAGATTTATCAATTTATGATGCGCTAGTTCGGCTGTCTCAAGAGTGAAAAATTAACATTCCACTTGTAGAAATGCACGGAAATAAAGGCTCAATTGATGACGATCCTCCTGCTGCAATGAGGTATACCGAAGTTAGATTAGCCCAAATTAGTGAACATTTGCTTGAATTATTATCAAAAAATGTCGTAAATTTCTGCCCTAATTTTGATGACAGTGAAAAAGAGCCCACAATTTTGCCAGCAATTTTTCCTAACTTGCTAATTAACGGTGCAATCGGAATTGCAAGTGGTTTTGCAACAGAAATACCTCCTCATAATTTAGTTGAAGTAATCCAAGCTGTAATTTTAATGATCAAAAATCCTTTAATTACAAACAGTCAAATTTCTAAAGTTATTTTAGGTCCTGATTTTCCCACAGGTGGAATAGTTTATGGAAAAGCCGGAATTTTAGATGCTTTTGAAACAGGAAAAGGGAAAATTCAAATTTCGTCATCATACAAAATTTCTGAAAAAAACAAGCAAAAAGTGATCGAAATTTCTTCTATTCCTTTTGGAATTTCAAAAGCTAGCTTGATTCAACAAATCGACACAATCCGATTTGAAGAAAAAATTAGCGGAATTAAAGAGGTAATTGATCAATCTGATCAAAATGGTGTGCTTATTTTTGTTGAACTTGAAAAAGATGCAAACGCCGAATTAATTCTTAATTATTTGCTGCAAAAAACAGATATGCAAATCTATTATTCCTATAATTCGGTAGCAATTTGTAATAATTCACCAAAATTACTATCAATTAAAGAAATGATTGGTTATTTTCTTGAGCATTTAAGAAAAGTTAAACTAGGTGAATTTAATTATGAACTTTTTAAAAGCAAAAAAAGACTTGAAATTATAGAAGGTTTTTTAAAAGTTGCTGATATAACTAATGAAGTAATTGAAATTATCCGTAAATCTGATAATTCAAAAGCGGGTGTAATAGCTGATTTAGTTAAATATTTAAATTTTACCGAAGTTCAAGCTGAAGCAATTGCTTCGATGCGTTTGTATAGATTATCTAAAATTGAACAGCAGTCATTTTTAAATGAGTCTAAAACTTTAGCCCAAAACATTGAAGAATTTAAAAAACTTATTGAAAATAAAGAAGAATTTGATCTTCATTTAATTTCTATGCTAGAAAATTTTGCTAAGATTTATGGTTCTCCACGAAAAACTAAAATAGTTGACAAAGAATTGCAAGTAAAAATCAACCATCAAGATTTAATTAAAGATGAACAGTTTTACTTTTGAGTTTCTAAGAACGGCCTTTTTAAAAAAATGAACATAAAAAATCATGCAGTCGAGGAAATTGAAAAAATTCAATTACCTTCAGAAGATTTTTTTATTTTTCAGGGTAAAATAAATCAACGTCAAAAAGCACTTTTTTTAACAAATAAAGGTGATGTTGGCATGTTGTTAGTTCATCAACTCGAAGAATTAACGCTAAAAAATAACCCAAATAACTTAAAAATTTCTCTTGGTCTTAAAAATGATCATGAATTAATTAGTTCTTTTTTTCTTGATGACCTAGATTCTAATCATTTTTTGCTTTTTATAACTAAATTTGGTTATGCAAAAAGAATGCAACTAAAAGAAATAGCAAAAATTAGACCAAATAATATGATAAATTGTTTTAAACCCAAGGAAGGCGATGAATTAATTAGCATTTTTTTAGAAGATAAATTAAAAAACATCGTTTTAATCACATCGCAAAATCGCGCACTAAAAATAAGCGCTTCAGATGTTCCGATTTATGGGCGTATTTCCTCAGGTGTAAAAATTTTAAAACTTCAAAAAAATGAAAAAATCGTTGCATCTGTTTTAATTAATTCTTCTGAGGAAATCGCGGTTATTGATAATTATTCGCGTTTTGAAAAAATTTCGACAGAAAGTCTTCATTTTGGTAATAGATCAATTGCTCCCAAAAGCTTTGATTCAAAACTTGATTTTTCTTTAACTCCAAAAAGTGTCGAAATTTATAGTGAAAATTTGCAAGTTTTTGATTTTGACACCACTTTGAAAATTGTTCCAATCCAAAAATTTATCAATTTTGACCCTAATCCTAAAAAAAATTATAAATTATTTTTAACAACTGATAAGAAAAATGAAAATTCACCAAATTTTATTGATCAAAATCAAGCAAATTCTAGTAAGATTTTAAAGACTAAACTTCAAGAAATAAGTGAAATTGACATAAATTCCATTCTTGAAAAGATTGAAAAGGAATAA
- a CDS encoding DNA gyrase/topoisomerase IV subunit B, giving the protein MTYSVEKLKLLKGLEAVKKRPGMYIGSTDINGLHQLIWEIFDNAVDEVIAGFANEIKVVINHDNSVEISDNGRGIPTEIHKKTGKTGVELVFTELHSGAKFSDEIYKTAGGLHGVGSSVVNALSKKMEVFVSRNQKLFYTSFINGGKIENRTQELGPSKISGTKIVFLPDFSFFSHKEYDPDMIISRLQETCFLVKNLRIEFVDLKNGIEKTFQFSKGIENFVEFLNKDTQKIHDKIIAFKEKSQDIIVEFAFQYVDSQQENIISFVNNVKTNLGGSHENGLKAGIVKAINTYGQQNNLLKNKQIFDFNDVKVGLSLILSLRIPEPILEFVGQTKNKLATVLAKTVTEEVVFRNVMSFFIQNKETAQKIITFLLNVYQQKEKLKLSLTETKISKSVAKEKRILSGKLTPANSKKAMNRELFLVEGESAGGSAKLARNREFQAILPLKGKIVNSQKTRLIEVLKNEEIIAIISALGTGIGQNFNLKNLNYGKIIIMTDADNDGAHIQILILTFLFYHMRPLIENGFVYIAQPPLYRISEKNKKDIYIWDEKEFHEYVKKHPNAQIQRYKGLGEMNASQLWQTTMDPEKRILEKVLIENLEKVEENFRILMGERADLRKNWIQENVDFSLEDSFIDNLKEPVYE; this is encoded by the coding sequence ATGACTTATTCAGTTGAGAAACTTAAACTTTTAAAAGGACTTGAAGCTGTAAAAAAACGACCTGGAATGTATATAGGTTCTACAGACATTAACGGACTTCACCAATTAATCTGAGAAATTTTTGACAATGCGGTTGATGAAGTAATTGCTGGTTTTGCAAATGAAATTAAAGTAGTAATAAATCATGATAATTCGGTTGAAATTAGCGACAATGGTCGTGGAATTCCAACTGAAATTCACAAAAAAACCGGTAAAACTGGTGTTGAATTAGTTTTTACAGAACTTCATTCAGGAGCTAAATTTTCTGATGAAATTTATAAAACCGCCGGCGGACTCCACGGAGTTGGTTCATCAGTCGTGAATGCATTATCTAAAAAAATGGAAGTTTTTGTTTCTCGTAACCAAAAATTGTTTTATACATCTTTTATTAACGGCGGAAAAATTGAAAATAGAACCCAAGAATTAGGACCTAGCAAAATTAGTGGCACAAAAATAGTATTTTTGCCTGATTTTTCATTTTTTTCTCACAAAGAGTATGATCCTGATATGATAATTTCAAGGTTGCAGGAAACTTGCTTTTTAGTTAAAAATTTAAGAATCGAGTTTGTTGATCTAAAAAACGGTATTGAAAAAACTTTTCAATTTAGTAAGGGGATTGAAAATTTTGTTGAATTTTTAAACAAAGATACCCAAAAAATTCATGACAAAATTATCGCTTTTAAAGAAAAAAGTCAAGATATCATAGTAGAATTTGCATTTCAGTATGTTGATTCTCAACAAGAAAATATTATCTCATTTGTTAATAACGTAAAAACAAATTTGGGAGGAAGTCATGAAAATGGCCTAAAAGCTGGTATCGTAAAAGCAATTAATACTTATGGTCAACAAAATAATTTGCTGAAAAATAAGCAAATTTTTGACTTTAATGATGTAAAAGTTGGACTTTCCTTAATTTTATCGCTGCGAATTCCTGAGCCAATTTTGGAATTTGTCGGCCAAACTAAAAATAAATTAGCAACAGTCTTGGCAAAAACGGTCACAGAAGAGGTAGTTTTTAGAAATGTAATGTCCTTTTTTATTCAAAATAAAGAAACTGCTCAAAAAATTATTACTTTTTTACTAAATGTTTACCAACAAAAAGAAAAGTTAAAATTAAGTCTAACAGAAACAAAAATTTCTAAGTCAGTGGCAAAAGAAAAACGGATTTTATCAGGAAAATTAACACCTGCTAATTCAAAAAAAGCTATGAATCGCGAGCTTTTTTTGGTTGAAGGTGAATCAGCTGGTGGTTCAGCAAAACTTGCGCGAAATCGTGAATTTCAAGCAATTTTACCGCTCAAAGGTAAAATTGTAAATTCACAAAAAACTCGTTTGATCGAAGTTTTGAAAAATGAAGAAATTATTGCCATTATTAGCGCTTTAGGAACTGGAATTGGTCAGAATTTTAACCTTAAAAACTTAAATTATGGCAAAATCATTATTATGACCGATGCTGATAATGATGGCGCTCACATTCAAATTTTAATTTTGACCTTTTTGTTTTATCATATGCGTCCCTTGATTGAAAATGGTTTTGTTTATATTGCCCAACCGCCTTTGTACCGAATTAGTGAAAAAAATAAAAAAGACATTTATATTTGAGATGAAAAAGAATTCCATGAATATGTAAAAAAACACCCTAATGCTCAAATTCAGCGTTATAAAGGTCTTGGTGAAATGAATGCTTCTCAACTTTGACAGACAACAATGGATCCTGAAAAACGAATTTTAGAAAAAGTTTTAATCGAAAACCTTGAAAAAGTTGAGGAAAATTTCCGCATTTTAATGGGAGAAAGAGCTGACTTGCGTAAAAATTGAATTCAAGAAAATGTTGACTTTTCACTTGAAGACAGTTTTATTGACAATTTAAAGGAGCCAGTCTATGAGTAA
- the gap gene encoding type I glyceraldehyde-3-phosphate dehydrogenase encodes MKKIAINGFGRIGRLALRQLLDLKDENLEVVAINDLTDASVLAHLFKYDSAQGRFSGTVSVLKEEDKNYLVINDKKIRVFSEREPEMLPWGQLEIDLVLECTGRFASKAGATLHLDAGAKKVLVSAPAGSDVKTIVHNVNCHTIDENDKILSSASCTTNALAPLVNALDKEFGISHGFMTTVHAYTADQRIQDAPHKDLRRARAAAVNLVPSSTGAAKAIGLVVPSLTGKLDGIAIRVPVITGSFVDLSVELKSSPSIEEVNKAMKKYESESFAYCDEPIVSSDIIGDTHGSVFDATLTKFVEVDGKRLYKLYTWYDNESSFVAQFVRVIRYFIQK; translated from the coding sequence ATGAAAAAAATTGCAATTAATGGCTTTGGAAGAATCGGTAGATTAGCTCTTCGCCAACTTCTAGATCTTAAAGATGAAAATTTAGAGGTTGTTGCAATTAATGATCTGACTGATGCATCTGTTTTAGCTCACCTTTTTAAATACGACTCTGCCCAAGGAAGATTTTCTGGAACTGTTAGCGTTTTAAAAGAAGAAGACAAGAATTATCTTGTAATCAATGACAAAAAAATTCGCGTTTTTTCAGAAAGAGAACCTGAAATGTTGCCTTGAGGACAACTAGAAATTGATTTGGTTCTTGAATGTACAGGGCGTTTTGCATCAAAAGCTGGGGCTACTTTACACCTTGATGCTGGTGCAAAAAAAGTTCTAGTTTCTGCACCTGCTGGAAGCGATGTAAAAACTATCGTTCACAATGTAAATTGCCACACTATTGATGAAAATGATAAAATTTTATCTTCAGCATCATGTACAACAAATGCGCTTGCTCCGCTTGTAAATGCGCTTGATAAAGAATTTGGAATAAGCCATGGATTTATGACAACAGTTCATGCTTATACTGCCGACCAAAGAATTCAAGATGCACCACACAAGGATCTAAGAAGAGCACGTGCTGCTGCTGTTAACTTGGTACCTTCTTCAACTGGTGCTGCAAAAGCAATTGGCCTTGTTGTACCTTCCTTAACTGGAAAATTAGACGGAATTGCTATAAGAGTGCCGGTAATTACAGGTTCTTTTGTTGACTTAAGTGTTGAATTAAAATCATCTCCTTCTATTGAAGAAGTTAATAAAGCAATGAAAAAATACGAAAGCGAGTCTTTTGCTTATTGCGACGAACCTATTGTTTCTAGCGACATTATCGGTGACACACATGGTTCGGTTTTTGATGCAACCTTAACAAAATTTGTTGAAGTTGATGGCAAAAGATTATATAAACTATACACTTGATACGATAATGAATCTTCATTTGTTGCACAATTCGTTAGAGTTATTAGATACTTTATTCAAAAATAG
- the tsaD gene encoding tRNA (adenosine(37)-N6)-threonylcarbamoyltransferase complex transferase subunit TsaD: MKILGIETSHDDASVALLCDEKVEIILTISQIEFHQKFGGTIPELAAREHSRNLAIILEKLLQKRVDFSSIDAIAYTNNPGLLGPLKIGFLFASALSLYFNKPLIPVNHLLGHFWSANIDDEIVFPALSLLISGGHSQWILAKNEGELEIIGSTVDDALGEIYDKIGRNLGLVLPGGPKIDQIWQQNQENIGELINFSLPKRLANPLDFSFSGLKTQVINFTNEMKKKNKLDLKNVQKIAVSFQETIIKYLKRQLDFVLNNNENIKTLTLVGGVAANSGIRALFKEYEKNYKIVIPKREFCTDNGAMIAKAAQIELKLKSQKQKL; the protein is encoded by the coding sequence ATGAAAATTTTAGGTATTGAAACCTCTCATGATGATGCGTCTGTTGCTCTTTTATGTGATGAAAAAGTCGAAATAATTTTAACAATTAGCCAAATTGAATTTCACCAAAAATTTGGTGGCACAATTCCAGAGCTTGCTGCTCGCGAACATTCGCGAAATTTAGCAATAATTTTAGAAAAATTATTGCAAAAACGCGTTGACTTTTCCTCGATTGATGCTATTGCCTACACAAATAATCCCGGATTATTGGGACCTTTGAAAATAGGATTTTTATTTGCAAGCGCATTAAGTCTTTATTTTAATAAGCCTTTAATTCCAGTTAACCACCTTTTAGGACATTTTTGGTCGGCAAATATTGATGATGAAATTGTTTTTCCAGCACTTTCGCTTTTAATTTCTGGAGGTCATAGTCAATGAATTTTGGCTAAAAATGAGGGTGAACTTGAAATTATTGGCTCAACAGTTGATGATGCTCTGGGCGAAATTTATGATAAAATTGGCAGAAATTTAGGCTTAGTGTTGCCAGGTGGGCCTAAAATTGACCAAATTTGACAACAAAATCAGGAAAATATTGGCGAATTAATTAATTTCAGTTTGCCAAAAAGGCTTGCAAATCCTTTGGATTTTTCTTTTAGCGGACTAAAAACTCAAGTTATAAATTTTACTAACGAGATGAAGAAAAAAAATAAACTTGATTTAAAAAATGTCCAAAAAATTGCTGTTTCCTTTCAAGAAACAATAATAAAATATTTAAAAAGACAGCTTGATTTTGTTTTAAATAACAATGAAAATATAAAAACCCTAACTTTAGTTGGTGGCGTTGCAGCAAATTCTGGAATTAGAGCATTATTTAAAGAATATGAAAAAAATTACAAAATTGTTATTCCAAAAAGGGAATTTTGTACTGATAATGGCGCTATGATAGCAAAAGCTGCACAAATTGAGCTAAAACTTAAATCGCAAAAACAGAAACTATAA